Proteins encoded together in one Juglans regia cultivar Chandler chromosome 9, Walnut 2.0, whole genome shotgun sequence window:
- the LOC108990868 gene encoding zinc finger A20 and AN1 domain-containing stress-associated protein 1: MSSEQNDGTSYQPSEPKLCVNNCGFFGNAATMNLCSKCYRDCRMKEEHAASAKVAMEKSFNPTPTRPDNDQPVLPSASSTESLGVGPSSSSSSTSSVFSAAGDREAQPPKVASRCLTCNKKVGLTGFRCKCESTFCGLHRYPEKHDCTFDFKACGRDAIAKANPVIKADKVHRI, translated from the coding sequence atgagttcTGAACAGAACGACGGGACGAGCTACCAGCCGTCGGAGCCGAAGCTCTGCGTCAACAACTGCGGCTTCTTCGGCAACGCGGCCACCATGAATCTCTGCTCCAAGTGCTACAGAGACTGCCGGATGAAAGAGGAACACGCGGCTTCGGCGAAAGTCGCTATGGAGAAATCCTTCAACCCCACGCCGACGCGGCCAGACAATGATCAGCCGGTCCTACCTTCTGCCTCTTCCACGGAGAGCCTCGGCGTGGGACCCTCTTCGTCGTCTTCGTCAACTTCTTCGGTGTTCAGTGCTGCCGGTGATCGTGAAGCGCAGCCGCCAAAGGTGGCGAGCCGGTGCCTTACCTGTAACAAGAAGGTGGGTTTGACCGGGTTCCGTTGCAAGTGCGAGAGTACCTTCTGTGGGCTCCACCGGTACCCGGAGAAGCACGATTGTACGTTCGACTTCAAGGCCTGCGGTCGTGACGCCATTGCCAAGGCTAATCCAGTAATCAAGGCCGATAAGGTGCATAGGATCTGA
- the LOC109020762 gene encoding kinesin-like protein KIN-UA: protein MATSGGGSSYRNGTHRGSLKVDRPLSVNSNPKTSVKSKPFSSSGPRRSSTGSIVSSTGAANDDAGVPGRVRVAVRLRPRSAEEMMADADFADCVELQPELKRLKLRRNNWDSDTYEFDEVLTEFASQKRVYEVVAKPVVESVLDGYNGTIMAYGQTGTGKTYTLGCLGEEDTAARGIMVRAMEDILADVSLETDSVCVSYLQLYMESIQDLLDPSNDNISIVEDPKTGDVSLPGANIVEIRNQQSFVELLCLGEAHRFAANTKLNAESSRSHAILMVHVERSVKGKHSALSGENGNNAHIKTLKPAIIRKGKLVVVDLAGSERIDKSGSEGHTLEEAKSINLSLSALGKCINALAENSVHVPIRDSKLTRLLRDSFGGTARTSLVVTIGPSPRHRGETASTIMFGQRAMKVENMLKLKEEFDYKGLSRRLDVQLDKLIAEHERQQKSFEDEIKRITADAKNRISEVERSYADALEKDRLKYQKDYMESIKKLEEQLVNNQQKHGIEKVPVGHKDGGSALTSNIESPMISTIKEVSELKKLLQKESLLRKAAEEEVNSLKSQLAQWKMSETSENSKISKLREMLEDEARQKEKLEGEIAILHSQLLQISFEADETRRRLDRGGFGKVPGDLDSLLSHVKHQQQESGNGEKASIAKLFEQVGLQKILSLLESEDADLQIHAVKVVANLAAEETNQGKIVEAGGLTSLLILLRSSENETIHRVAAGAIANLAMNETNQELIMDQRGISLLSMTAANAEDPQTLRMVAGAIANLCGNDKLQMKLRGEGGIKALLGMVRCRNPDVLAQVARGIANFAKCESRASTQGTKTGRSLLIEDGALPWIVQNANNEASPVRRHIELALCHLAQHEANAKDMISGGALWELVRISRDCSREDIRTLAHRTLTSSSAFLAEMRRLRIDY from the exons ATGGCCACTTCGGGTGGTGGTAGTAGTTACAGAAATGGGACTCACAGGGGCTCTCTTAAGGTGGATAGGCCTCTCTCTGTGAATTCAAACCCCAAGACCTCTGTCAAGTCCAAGCCTTTTTCGTCTTCCGGGCCCCGCCGGAGCAGCACCGGCTCTATTGTTTCCTCCACCGGAGCCGCCAACGACGATGCCGGAG TTCCTGGAAGAGTTCGTGTAGCCGTGAGATTGCGACCACGTAGTGCAGAGGAAATGATGGCAGATGCTGATTTTGCTGATTGTGTAGAATTACAGCCAGAG CTGAAAAGGTTAAAACTTCGAAGAAACAATTGGGACTCGGACACTTATGAGTTTGATGAAGTGCTCACTGAGTTTGCATCACAAAAACGTGTTTACGAAGTCGTGGCAAAGCCCGTTGTTGAG AGCGTTCTGGATGGTTACAATGGGACCATCATGGCATATGGGCAGACTGGTACTGGTAAAACATATACTCTTGGATGCCTTGGAGAGGAAGACACTGCTGCTCGTGGAATAATGGTGCGTGCTATGGAGGATATTCTGGCAGATGTTTCTTTGGAGACCGATTCTGTCTGCGTCTCATATCTGCAG CTTTATATGGAGAGTATTCAAGACCTTCTTGATCCTTCTAATGATAACATTTCTATCGTGGAAGACCCCAAAACTGGCGATGTTTCACTACCTGGGGCTAACATAGTGGAAATCAGGAACCAGCAGAGTTTTGTGGAACTACTATGCTTAGGGGAAGCTCATCGCTTTGCTGCAAACACGAAATTGAATGCAGAATCTTCTCGTAGTCATGCTATACTGATG GTACACGTGGAGAGGTCTGTCAAGGGAAAACATTCGGCCCTTTCAGGTGAAAATGGTAACAATGCTCACATTAAGACATTAAAGCCTGCCATTATTCGGAAGGGCAAGTTAGTCGTGGTTGATCTTGCTGGTTCAGAGCGCATTGATAAGTCAG GAAGTGAAGGACACACACTAGAGGAAGCTAAATCTATTAATCTCTCCTTGAGTGCATTGGGGAAGTGCATTAATGCACTGGCAGAGAATAGTGTACATGTTCCCATTCGTGATTCAAAGCTTACAAGACTGCTTAGGGATTCATTTGGAG GCACAGCAAGAACTTCATTGGTTGTTACTATTGGTCCATCCCCACGTCATCGAGGAGAGACGGCAAGTACCATAATGTTTGGACAAAGG GCGATGAAGGTTGAAAATATGTTGAAACTAAAAGAGGAATTTGACTACAAAGGTCTATCTAGAAGGCTGGATGTACAATTAGACAAGCTTATTGCAGAACATGAGAGGCAGCAGAAATCATTTGAGGATGAAATCAAACGAATAACTGCAGACGCAAAAAATCGTATTTCTGAGGTTGAAAGAAGCTATGCAGATGCACTGGAG AAGGATagattaaaatatcaaaaagaCTATATGGAATCAATAAAGAAACTTGAAGAGCAATTGGTGAATAATCAGCAAAAACATGGCATTGAAAAAGTTCCGGTTGGACACAAAGATGGTGGCTCTGCTTTGACATCTAACATAGAG AGTCCCATGATCTCTACAATCAAGGAAGTTTCTGAGCTTAAAAAACTGCTTCAAAAAGAAAGTCTTTTAAGGAAGGCTGCTGAAGAGGAAGTTAATAGTCTTAAAAGTCAACTAGCTCAATGGAAAATGTCAGAG ACATCAGAAAATTCGAAGATCTCAAAACTTCGGGAGATGCTGGAAGATGAGGCACGTCAGAAAGAGAAACTTGAAGGAGAAATAGCAATCCTACATAGTCAACTGTTGCAAATAAGTTTTGAAGCTGATGAG ACAAGAAGAAGACTTGATAGAGGTGGATTTGGTAAAGTTCCCGGTGATCTAGATTCTCTCTTGTCTCATGTTAAACATCAGCAGCAAGAGTCGGGAAATGGGGAAAAGGCCTCAATAGCCAAACTCTTTGAACAAG TGGGATTGCAAAAGATCTTGTCATTGCTTGAATCAGAAGATGCTGACTTGCAAATTCACGCTGTGAAAGTGGTTGCAAATCTTGCTGCTGAAG AAACCAATCAGGGGAAGATTGTAGAAGCTGGTGGTCTTACTTCCTTGCTGATTCTTCTTAGGAGCTCAGAAAATGAGACAATACATAGAGTTGCAGCAGGCGCAATCGCCAATCTTGCAATGAATG AAACCAATCAGGAGCTTATCATGGATCAAAGGGGCATTAGTTTGTTGTCAATGACAGCAGCCAATGCTGAGGATCCTCAAACCCTTCGGATGGTTGCTGGAGCCATTGCAAATCTTTGTGGGAATG ATAAGTTACAGATGAAACTGAGGGGTGAAGGAGGTATCAAAGCATTGTTAGGAATGGTCAGATGCAGAAATCCTGATGTTCTTGCACAAGTTGCTCGTGGGATAGCAAATTTTGCTAAATGCGAGTCAAGAGCATCTACGCAAG GAACTAAGACTGGAAGGTCTCTTCTGATTGAGGATGGTGCACTTCCATGGATTGTGCAGAATGCTAACAATGAGGCCTCACCAGTCAGGCGTCATATTGAGCTTGCACTCTGTCATCTAGCCCAACATG AAGCAAATGCCAAAGACATGATTAGTGGAGGTGCCTTGTGGGAGCTGGTACGTATCTCGCGAGACTGTTCTCGGGAAGACATAAGGACTCTTGCACATCGGACATTAACTTCCAGCTCTGCTTTCCTAGCAGAAATGAGACGTTTAAGGATAGATTATTGA
- the LOC109020760 gene encoding AT-hook motif nuclear-localized protein 24-like yields the protein MDPVTAHGHSLPPPFHTRDLHLHHHQQQQFHHQLQNSEDEQTGSSGLNRPTKRERDENNNINTCEGNELVVGPGDGEITRRARGRPAGSKNKPKPPIIITRDSANALRTHVMEIGDGCDIVESVATFARRRQRGVCIMSGTGTVTNVTLRQPASPGAIVTLHGRFEILSLAGSFLPPPAPPAATGLTIYLAGGQGQVVGGSVVGTLIASGPVVIMAASFSNAAYERLPLEEEETPLPMQGNNIGSPDAVSQQQQQQQLLGDANTPLFHGLPPNLLNSIQLPNEAYWATGRPPY from the coding sequence ATGGATCCAGTTACAGCGCATGGCCATTCTCTTCCCCCTCCTTTCCACACGAGAGATCTTCATCTACATCACCATCAACAGCAGCAATTTCACCACCAACTGCAAAATTCAGAAGATGAGCAAACCGGCAGCAGCGGCCTAAACCGGCCCACAAAACGAGAGCGTGATGAAAACAACAACATCAATACCTGTGAAGGCAACGAACTCGTTGTGGGTCCCGGAGATGGAGAGATCACAAGGAGAGCCCGTGGAAGACCGGCCGGATCTAAGAACAAGCCAAAGCCACCGATCATCATCACCCGCGACAGCGCCAATGCTCTACGCACCCATGTAATGGAAATAGGTGATGGGTGTGATATTGTTGAGAGTGTTGCTACCTTTGCCAGGAGACGTCAGAGAGGTGTCTGCATAATGAGCGGGACTGGCACGGTCACTAATGTGACTCTCAGGCAGCCGGCCTCCCCAGGTGCAATCGTGACTTTACACGGTCGGTTCGAGATCTTATCTCTAGCCGGCTCATTCTTACCACCACCAGCACCACCTGCGGCGACAGGCTTGACTATATATTTAGCAGGAGGACAAGGACAGGTGGTAGGAGGTAGTGTTGTCGGGACGCTAATTGCATCCGGACCGGTTGTGATCATGGCAGCCTCGTTTAGCAACGCTGCATATGAAAGGCTTCCTCTAGAAGAGGAGGAGACTCCGCTGCCAATGCAAGGGAATAATATTGGGTCTCCAGATGCCGTTtctcagcagcagcagcagcaacagctTTTGGGAGACGCAAATACGCCTCTTTTTCATGGCTTACCGCCTAATCTTCTCAACTCCATTCAATTGCCAAACGAGGCATATTGGGCTACCGGCCGCCCTCCATACTGA